Proteins from a genomic interval of Zingiber officinale cultivar Zhangliang chromosome 1B, Zo_v1.1, whole genome shotgun sequence:
- the LOC122042916 gene encoding uncharacterized protein LOC122042916 — MDQSELLPLTTPLYSLIGNEVLMLGQVRLVVSFGEEPLKRTRVTNFIAADAPSAYNVILGRPTLNEFWAVISTYCQKIKFPMDDKVGEVRSDQLTARRCYVEMVRSETRVTQKNLCLEVNTITEKPLMLAYEEKEEFQIHPSRSETTTFIVIDLESAKKEELVTCLRQNYDVFAWSMQELPGISSSVAWHKLHVQLDARSIKQKKKDFSTEQNLIIRAEIEKLLEVDRIREVQLPS; from the coding sequence atggATCAGAGCGAGCTATTGCCCCTGACAACCCCGCTCTATAGCCTCATAGGCAATGAAGTGTTGATGCTTGGCCAAGTAAGGTTGGTTGTCTCTTTCGGGGAGGAGCCGCTGAAGAGGACAAGGGTGACCAACTTCATTGCGGCCGACGCACCATCGGCTTACAATGTTATATtaggccgaccgaccctcaacgagttcTGGGCGGTCATATCTAcctactgccagaagatcaagttcccgatgGACGACAAGGTGGGTGAAGTCAGAAGCGACCAGTTGActgctcggcgatgctatgtcgagatggtcagatCTGAAACAAGGGTCACTCAGAAAAATCTATGCTTAGAGGTGAACACTATCACAGAGAAGCCTCTTATGCTGgcttacgaagaaaaggaggagttTCAGATTCACCCCAGCCGGTCGGAGACAACCACCTTTATAGTCATCGACCTGGAGAGCGCGAAGAAGGAAGAACTGGTCACCTGCCTTAGACAAAATTATGATGTGTTCGCTTGGTCGATGCAAGAGCTTCCCGGTATCTCGTCGAGTGTGGCTTGGCACAAGCTCCACGTCCAACTGGATGCTCGGTCgatcaagcaaaagaaaaaggACTTCAGCACGGAGCAAAACTTGATCATACGGGCGGAGATAGAGAAACTGTTGGAGGTCGACCGCATACGGGAAGTCCAACTCCCGAGCTGA